The genomic window CGCAGCATCCCCTCGAACGTGGTCCCCTCGAGCGTCACGCGCCGCCGCTTCCTCGAGCCGTATATCGTGGCCACTTCCTTCACCACGGCAGCTGGCACGTCGTTCCGCATCGCCGGGATCTGAAAGCCATGCTGATCACCCTTGCGGGTCAGCCATTGCAGACGAGCCTCATCCCCGCGCAAGGGTACCCGTCGCCCGTGCCGACGTGCTTCGCCTGGAAGCGTCTTGGTCTCTATCTTGCGCGTGACGTTCGCGCGTAGCCTGAATAGCAGGTGTTGCCCCTCCTTCAACGCGGACCAGAGTTTGGTCAGTTCGCGCGTTTCGGGATTCTCAACGCCCTCAAGCTGCAGAAGGAAACCGGCCGGGAGCCGCGTCCAGTCCGGGGGCTCAGGGGACTGCACGAGCAGCGCGCAACGGGCTTCGCCAAACTCCGGCCGGAACAGGACACGCTCGTCGCCAAAAGCTCGGTCACCGTGATCGAAACCCGACGATATCCGCGTGTGCAATGACTGCACGTCGGCCATGCAGCGGCGTACTTCACGATGCATGGGGTTCAGGAACAACCGGCTAAGCTTCACGGAGCGCCTCCCTCGACTTCGGCCACGTTCAGCCACTCTGTGCGCACGCAGCGGGAGGTGTGTTGCCGCGCGTAGAGGCAAAACGAGAGCGGGACATCG from Pseudomonadota bacterium includes these protein-coding regions:
- the cas6e gene encoding type I-E CRISPR-associated protein Cas6/Cse3/CasE codes for the protein MKLSRLFLNPMHREVRRCMADVQSLHTRISSGFDHGDRAFGDERVLFRPEFGEARCALLVQSPEPPDWTRLPAGFLLQLEGVENPETRELTKLWSALKEGQHLLFRLRANVTRKIETKTLPGEARRHGRRVPLRGDEARLQWLTRKGDQHGFQIPAMRNDVPAAVVKEVATIYGSRKRRRVTLEGTTFEGMLRVADVRKLRVALERGIGPAKAYGFGMLSVALA